One Fuerstiella marisgermanici DNA window includes the following coding sequences:
- the sthA gene encoding Si-specific NAD(P)(+) transhydrogenase, with product MIAANDHYDVVVIGSGPAGQNAAIEAANHGARVLIVEREKQVGGACVQYGTIPSKTLRETALTLTAFRRRSGGVYEISHDSQLSISSLMTRLDEVVQAHQNATQQCLEMANVERAQGRASFVSTHEIAIKGVTGETRTVTTQYAVIATGSRPRNPSNVDVDHENILDSDSVLSMTYLPRSIVVLGGGVIACEYAATFASLGVKVTMVDKWPSPLGFLDSDLVEVFVDHFRSNGGEFRGNCDVSSIDWDGISSARVFCNDGEVLTADKALVAQGRVANVESLNIEKAGLKSTVRGLLAVNGHCQTDVPHIYAVGDTIGPPALASASMEQGRRAMCHAFSGSSEASSTLIPSGIYTIPEMATVGLTEKEVIAEHGGAMVGKVDFSRLARAHIMASSSGILKLVADPQGQRLLGVQIAGDGATELVHLGQMALLNNMTVDTFATTVFNFPTMAEGYRLAALDIIYRRDKHKEATTVDRQTELQLS from the coding sequence ATGATTGCAGCAAATGATCACTATGATGTTGTCGTCATTGGAAGCGGTCCGGCCGGACAAAATGCAGCGATTGAAGCGGCCAATCATGGAGCTCGCGTGCTGATTGTCGAACGCGAAAAACAGGTTGGCGGAGCGTGCGTGCAATACGGCACAATCCCCAGCAAGACATTGCGTGAAACGGCACTGACACTGACGGCGTTCCGGCGTCGCAGCGGTGGCGTTTACGAAATCAGCCACGACAGCCAGCTCAGCATCTCCAGCCTGATGACCCGTCTGGACGAAGTCGTACAGGCGCACCAGAACGCAACTCAGCAGTGTCTGGAAATGGCCAATGTAGAACGAGCTCAGGGCAGGGCGTCATTCGTTTCGACTCACGAAATTGCCATCAAGGGCGTCACCGGTGAAACGCGAACAGTGACGACTCAATACGCTGTCATCGCCACTGGGTCGCGACCTCGAAATCCTTCCAACGTGGACGTTGATCACGAAAACATTCTTGACAGCGACTCCGTGTTGTCCATGACGTACCTGCCGCGTTCCATTGTGGTGCTCGGTGGCGGCGTGATCGCCTGTGAGTACGCGGCCACGTTTGCGTCGCTCGGTGTGAAGGTCACGATGGTCGACAAGTGGCCCAGTCCACTTGGGTTTCTGGACTCCGACCTCGTCGAAGTTTTCGTCGATCACTTTCGATCCAACGGCGGCGAATTCCGAGGCAACTGCGACGTCTCGTCGATCGACTGGGATGGCATCAGTTCCGCCCGCGTGTTTTGCAACGACGGTGAAGTTCTGACTGCCGATAAAGCGCTAGTTGCTCAAGGCCGTGTCGCCAACGTGGAATCATTGAATATCGAAAAGGCCGGACTGAAGTCGACCGTACGTGGCCTTCTGGCGGTTAACGGACACTGCCAGACAGACGTGCCGCATATCTACGCAGTCGGTGACACGATCGGCCCACCTGCGTTGGCATCGGCGTCCATGGAGCAGGGTCGGCGAGCCATGTGTCACGCGTTTTCGGGATCGTCAGAGGCGTCGTCGACGCTGATTCCTTCCGGCATCTACACGATTCCGGAAATGGCCACGGTGGGGCTGACAGAAAAAGAAGTGATTGCCGAACACGGCGGAGCGATGGTCGGCAAAGTCGACTTCAGCCGCCTCGCGCGAGCCCACATCATGGCGTCGTCTTCGGGAATCCTGAAACTCGTCGCGGATCCGCAGGGGCAAAGACTACTGGGCGTACAAATTGCCGGCGATGGAGCCACCGAACTGGTGCATCTTGGCCAAATGGCTTTGCTGAACAACATGACGGTCGACACATTCGCCACCACGGTGTTCAACTTCCCCACAATGGCCGAAGGCTACCGGCTGGCGGCACTGGATATCATTTATCGACGCGACAAACACAAGGAAGCCACGACCGTTGACCGCCAGACGGAACTGCAGTTGTCGTAG
- a CDS encoding response regulator transcription factor — MKVLVAEDDRYTREGLAELLEGEGYQVVAAADGTEAVRQFRDQQPDFVCLDIMMPGQSGYEACRSIRSVSPEVPIIFISAKAEEVDRLVGFDVGADDFIAKPFSVREVVARVRAVARRCCAASSHTIAEFCMGGLKVLPAELRAIRDEVVIDLSPRDVKILQLLHDNPGRAMDRNTIFNHAWGEDYFPNSRTLDQHVSQLRKRVEVDAKNPQLICTVHGVGYRYDPAD; from the coding sequence ATGAAAGTACTCGTCGCAGAAGACGATCGATACACACGCGAAGGTTTGGCCGAGCTATTGGAGGGCGAAGGCTATCAAGTGGTCGCAGCCGCCGACGGGACAGAAGCCGTTCGACAGTTCCGCGACCAGCAACCGGACTTCGTCTGTCTGGACATCATGATGCCCGGCCAAAGCGGCTATGAAGCCTGCCGTTCGATCAGGTCAGTTTCACCCGAAGTGCCGATCATCTTTATCAGCGCGAAGGCGGAAGAAGTGGACCGGTTGGTTGGGTTTGACGTCGGCGCTGACGACTTCATTGCCAAGCCGTTTAGCGTTCGCGAAGTGGTGGCTCGCGTTCGCGCCGTGGCGCGGCGGTGCTGTGCGGCATCGTCCCACACCATCGCAGAATTTTGCATGGGCGGGTTGAAAGTGCTGCCGGCCGAGTTGCGTGCAATTCGTGACGAAGTCGTCATCGATCTTAGCCCGCGAGACGTGAAAATTCTGCAGTTGCTGCACGACAATCCGGGCAGAGCCATGGACCGGAACACGATCTTCAACCATGCGTGGGGCGAGGACTATTTTCCAAACAGTCGGACACTGGACCAGCATGTTTCGCAGTTGCGCAAGCGAGTGGAAGTCGACGCGAAGAATCCGCAACTGATCTGCACGGTGCATGGCGTTGGGTATCGGTATGATCCGGCCGATTGA
- a CDS encoding U32 family peptidase encodes MRAAVENGADAVYLGLDSGFNARARATNFRLDNVDGLMEFLHRRCVKGYVTLNTLAFTDELPRMEEVGRKLAAADVDAVLVQDLGVARLLREVCPELSLHASTQMTLTSAECIAVAQDLGMERVVLPRELSISEIRNISSKTDMPLEAFIHGALCVAYSGQCLTSESLGGRSANRGQCAQACRLAYDLICDGDDVDLGDQKYLLSPQDLAAYALTTDLIEAGICSFKIEGRLKTPEYVANTVQHYRRAIDAAVAGRKAEFTRREINDVEMSFSRGFSPGWLEGCDHKMLVPATSSAKRGVLLGEVVGVSYDRVTVRLESAIAAGDGVVFEGDREQNAEQGGRVYEVFRDSQRLSGPAEGGTVELAFDQYGVDVSALNVGLKVWKTDDPKLNKRLRATFAGPDARRRVALDVEVTAIVGEPLRIRATVSNRAGCEVTSEAVLELARKHALTEDVVREQLGRLGATIFELRDVRAKIEGGPMVPLSVLGQLRREMIERLNKADIATPRSIAPEPGLPRLRAAINGTANPNGEASGIVPAKRATQLNALCRSLEQLRVVVEEFAANESSPVVYADFADIRQYRDAVVVGRDAGVQVFPATPRIQKPGEMGLFKAMAKHEPEGVLIRNLSGLAFFRDLNIPTVADFSLNVTNELTAEYLMRHGAERVTASYDMNRDQLMELVSVVPSEWLEIVIHQHMPMFHMEHCVFCSVLSPGTNKTNCGRPCDFHKVELRDRIGMEHPLTADVGCRNTLFNATPQSSAEVVPALLQRGVQSFRIEFLYDDATRVRETLQLYRDLLSGHITGANVWQQLQASNRVGVTRGTLEERRNPLAIL; translated from the coding sequence GTGCGAGCGGCCGTGGAAAACGGCGCGGACGCGGTTTACCTGGGACTGGATTCCGGCTTCAACGCGCGCGCTCGAGCGACCAATTTTCGGCTGGACAACGTTGATGGGTTGATGGAGTTTCTGCATCGGCGATGCGTGAAAGGCTACGTGACGTTGAACACCCTGGCGTTCACGGACGAGCTCCCTCGCATGGAAGAAGTCGGTCGGAAATTGGCGGCGGCCGACGTGGACGCGGTGCTGGTTCAGGACCTGGGCGTTGCTCGACTGCTGCGTGAAGTGTGCCCGGAATTGAGTTTGCACGCGTCCACGCAAATGACGTTGACCAGCGCCGAATGCATCGCCGTAGCGCAGGATCTGGGGATGGAACGAGTCGTCCTGCCGCGCGAATTATCCATCAGTGAAATTCGTAACATCAGCAGTAAGACCGACATGCCACTGGAAGCGTTCATTCACGGAGCGTTGTGTGTCGCGTACTCCGGCCAGTGCCTGACGAGCGAATCGCTCGGCGGACGCAGCGCCAATCGGGGCCAGTGTGCTCAGGCGTGTCGGCTGGCCTACGATTTGATTTGCGATGGCGACGACGTGGATCTCGGCGATCAGAAGTATCTGCTGAGTCCTCAGGACCTGGCGGCGTACGCTTTGACGACCGACCTGATCGAGGCGGGCATCTGTTCGTTCAAGATTGAAGGTCGGCTGAAGACGCCGGAATATGTCGCCAACACTGTGCAGCATTATCGTCGAGCAATTGATGCAGCGGTTGCTGGCCGAAAGGCGGAGTTCACTCGACGCGAAATCAACGATGTCGAAATGTCGTTTTCGCGCGGCTTTAGTCCGGGCTGGCTGGAAGGCTGCGATCATAAGATGCTGGTCCCCGCCACAAGTTCGGCCAAGCGAGGCGTGTTGCTGGGGGAAGTTGTTGGCGTGTCGTATGACCGAGTGACCGTGCGGTTGGAAAGTGCAATCGCAGCGGGCGACGGTGTTGTGTTCGAAGGAGATCGCGAACAGAACGCCGAACAGGGTGGCCGAGTCTACGAAGTCTTTCGCGATAGCCAGCGTTTGAGCGGTCCAGCAGAGGGAGGGACCGTCGAGCTGGCGTTTGATCAGTACGGCGTCGACGTTTCCGCATTGAATGTTGGTCTGAAGGTTTGGAAGACCGATGATCCAAAGTTAAACAAACGCTTGCGAGCCACTTTTGCTGGCCCGGATGCTCGCCGACGAGTTGCCCTCGATGTCGAGGTGACGGCCATTGTTGGCGAGCCGCTGCGAATACGGGCGACGGTCTCTAACAGGGCTGGTTGCGAAGTCACTTCGGAAGCCGTTCTTGAGCTAGCACGAAAGCATGCGTTGACGGAAGACGTTGTTCGTGAACAACTCGGTCGACTGGGAGCCACCATTTTCGAACTGCGCGACGTGCGCGCGAAAATTGAAGGCGGCCCGATGGTGCCGTTAAGTGTTCTTGGGCAACTACGACGCGAGATGATCGAGCGACTTAACAAAGCCGACATCGCCACACCGCGAAGTATTGCACCGGAACCAGGGCTGCCGCGACTTCGCGCTGCGATCAATGGAACAGCAAATCCAAACGGTGAGGCTTCAGGTATTGTTCCTGCGAAACGTGCCACGCAGCTCAACGCGTTGTGCCGTTCTCTTGAGCAACTTCGCGTGGTGGTTGAAGAATTCGCCGCCAACGAATCATCACCGGTCGTCTACGCCGACTTCGCTGATATTCGGCAATATCGTGACGCCGTCGTTGTTGGTCGTGATGCCGGAGTGCAGGTTTTTCCGGCGACGCCCCGCATTCAGAAGCCCGGAGAAATGGGCCTCTTCAAAGCCATGGCCAAACACGAGCCGGAAGGTGTTCTCATCCGAAACCTTTCTGGCCTCGCCTTTTTTCGAGACCTCAACATCCCCACCGTGGCCGATTTTTCGCTGAACGTCACCAACGAACTGACGGCCGAATACCTGATGCGGCATGGTGCTGAGCGAGTGACGGCGAGTTACGATATGAATCGTGATCAGCTGATGGAACTGGTCAGCGTGGTTCCGTCGGAATGGCTGGAAATCGTGATTCACCAGCACATGCCGATGTTTCATATGGAGCACTGCGTGTTCTGTTCGGTGCTGTCGCCCGGTACCAATAAAACAAACTGCGGCCGCCCTTGCGATTTTCACAAAGTGGAACTCCGCGACCGCATTGGCATGGAGCACCCGTTAACAGCCGACGTTGGTTGCCGCAATACGCTGTTCAACGCAACACCACAAAGTTCCGCCGAAGTCGTGCCCGCGTTGCTGCAGCGCGGCGTTCAAAGCTTTCGAATTGAATTTCTGTACGACGACGCCACTCGCGTGCGAGAAACTCTGCAACTGTATCGTGACCTGCTAAGCGGCCACATCACGGGCGCCAACGTCTGGCAGCAGTTACAGGCCAGCAACCGAGTCGGCGTTACTCGCGGCACCCTGGAAGAACGCCGCAATCCACTGGCGATTCTGTAA
- a CDS encoding dihydrodipicolinate synthase family protein, protein MSATQPGPILRNRKITGMSAVLLPFAADHSVDWPAFDAHVERTMEAGLVPAVNMDTGYVNLLDDATRNEVLDRTKRLTAGKMFVAGAYLSDQPGANYNQDVYVRRMNEIEAANGVPVIFQSYGLTEQSDEGITKAYQNLSKECDRFIGFELGTVFLPFGKIYSLDVYRELMNLPNCIGAKHSSLRRDLEWQRLALRNEVRPDFMVLTGNDLAIDMVMYGSDYLLGLSSYCPDLFGVRDRMWAAGDSNFYQLNDILQYLGFFGFRTPVAAYKHTCAQFLHLRGMLNSNLTHPDALKRPDTDLPILEAIVEQLAEYV, encoded by the coding sequence ATGTCTGCAACTCAACCGGGCCCCATTCTCCGCAACCGCAAAATCACCGGCATGTCAGCCGTGCTACTGCCTTTTGCCGCCGACCATTCCGTCGATTGGCCCGCATTTGACGCTCATGTCGAACGCACGATGGAAGCTGGCCTCGTACCCGCTGTCAACATGGACACCGGATACGTGAATTTGCTGGACGATGCCACACGCAACGAAGTGCTGGATCGCACAAAACGCCTGACCGCTGGGAAGATGTTTGTCGCCGGTGCCTATCTGTCGGATCAGCCAGGCGCGAACTATAACCAAGACGTTTATGTTCGCCGTATGAACGAGATCGAAGCGGCGAACGGCGTACCGGTGATCTTTCAATCGTACGGTTTGACAGAACAAAGCGACGAAGGCATCACGAAGGCGTATCAAAACCTGTCGAAGGAATGCGACAGGTTTATCGGCTTTGAACTGGGCACCGTCTTTCTGCCATTCGGAAAAATTTACTCGCTGGACGTGTACCGCGAACTGATGAATTTGCCCAATTGCATCGGTGCGAAACATTCATCGCTGCGACGCGATCTGGAATGGCAACGACTGGCCCTGCGAAACGAAGTGCGACCTGACTTCATGGTGCTGACTGGCAACGACTTGGCCATCGACATGGTGATGTACGGCAGCGATTATTTGTTGGGCTTAAGCAGCTATTGCCCGGACCTGTTCGGCGTACGCGACCGCATGTGGGCCGCTGGCGATTCCAACTTCTACCAGCTTAACGACATCCTGCAATATCTCGGCTTCTTCGGTTTTCGGACGCCCGTCGCCGCGTACAAGCATACGTGTGCTCAGTTTCTGCATCTGCGCGGCATGCTGAATTCAAACCTGACTCATCCAGACGCTCTGAAACGCCCCGACACGGATCTCCCGATTCTGGAGGCGATCGTTGAACAGCTGGCAGAGTATGTCTGA
- a CDS encoding HDOD domain-containing protein: MAIRTPQQRKTSDGTTIARMVHILPSKVITPRRRGQSRKTFNMTTQLSTETASTETELLEVARSILSASDYELPVLPEVSVQLLKLTADVDCNPRDIVDLFKRDQSLTGHLLKIANSVRYTSGQTVTSIQQAVARMGLLRVREIVMVISCQSKIFNVADFETDVRESFERSLATAAFSQEIARVRRLNVEDAFLCGLLHDVGRPVLFQSLSDHRASTESPASNQAVRYAADQLRIPMAEKLVRSWDLPERLETIIRNQATPLEAEEYDQQAAILNLAMDLATLALDDQKEMPSQLDHPMIGVLNLYPEDVGNIISQHTTILEWVGATA, from the coding sequence ATGGCGATTCGAACACCGCAACAACGCAAGACGTCGGACGGAACCACGATTGCCCGAATGGTTCACATCCTTCCGAGCAAAGTGATCACTCCACGACGTCGTGGGCAGTCACGAAAGACGTTCAACATGACAACTCAACTTAGTACCGAAACGGCATCGACCGAAACCGAACTGCTGGAAGTCGCACGTTCGATCCTGTCCGCCAGCGATTACGAACTGCCCGTCCTGCCGGAAGTGTCCGTTCAGCTTCTGAAGCTAACGGCAGACGTTGACTGCAACCCGCGAGACATCGTTGACCTGTTCAAACGCGATCAGTCTCTGACCGGACACCTGCTAAAAATCGCAAACTCAGTGCGATACACGTCCGGCCAGACCGTGACGTCGATTCAGCAGGCGGTGGCTCGCATGGGGCTGCTGCGAGTACGTGAAATCGTGATGGTGATTTCCTGCCAAAGCAAGATTTTCAACGTCGCCGATTTCGAAACAGACGTTCGTGAATCCTTCGAACGATCACTGGCGACGGCCGCGTTTTCTCAGGAGATCGCACGCGTTCGGCGACTGAATGTGGAGGACGCATTTCTGTGCGGTCTACTGCACGACGTGGGGCGTCCGGTTTTGTTTCAGTCGCTTTCTGATCATCGAGCATCCACAGAATCACCGGCTTCAAATCAGGCCGTCCGCTATGCCGCCGATCAACTTCGCATACCAATGGCAGAGAAGCTGGTGCGATCGTGGGACCTGCCTGAGCGACTTGAAACCATCATCCGAAATCAGGCGACGCCGCTGGAGGCCGAAGAATATGACCAGCAGGCGGCGATTCTGAATCTGGCGATGGACCTCGCGACGCTTGCGCTGGACGACCAGAAAGAAATGCCCTCACAACTGGATCACCCAATGATTGGCGTGTTGAACCTATACCCGGAAGACGTCGGCAACATCATTAGTCAGCACACAACAATCCTGGAGTGGGTAGGAGCGACCGCATGA
- a CDS encoding peptidylprolyl isomerase: MLNFQTFPIAADRLRRLFAVLLCGLLPCLCLAGCAGKTLVDDNPVFSETPPRRALTNRSSVAESDELPSSVVRTVSYDSTSPEPLTGNSVVAEVNGSPIFVDDLIGSIRLTVESNPNLKPEQVQQILHQEIKPRLTNYIEQEIAIQALRKAIPEDRQQLVRDSLEEPFQTEVIAKIKADKNLETDQQLNELLATQGLSIELLRESFFRVQMAQGYLSSVVDVSDIVDRAEMLEYYKTHREDFTSKERLRCQEIVVQFARHGGREGAKERMAKVVEALNDGKEFPEVAEEFSDALSAEQRGDMGWLEPGSLADKEAEKKIFAAKPGETTEVFEQDDRFEIFRVVTHEFATTAPFQQVQEQIKEKIIQQRLVDARQNAMTELREKATIITMYDNAESGTAAAHDSFSLPNR; this comes from the coding sequence GTGCTCAATTTTCAGACCTTTCCCATCGCCGCTGACCGGCTGCGCAGACTGTTTGCAGTTCTGCTATGCGGTTTGCTGCCCTGCCTTTGCCTGGCAGGATGCGCAGGAAAAACTCTGGTCGATGACAATCCGGTGTTCTCCGAAACGCCGCCACGGCGGGCACTCACCAACCGTTCATCGGTTGCAGAATCGGATGAACTGCCCAGTTCGGTTGTAAGAACGGTCAGCTACGATTCCACATCGCCTGAACCGCTGACCGGAAACTCAGTCGTGGCCGAAGTCAACGGGAGTCCAATTTTTGTGGACGACCTGATCGGCAGCATTCGACTGACCGTGGAAAGCAATCCCAACCTGAAGCCCGAACAGGTGCAGCAAATTTTGCATCAGGAAATCAAGCCGCGCTTAACCAACTACATCGAGCAGGAAATCGCAATTCAGGCGTTGCGAAAAGCCATTCCGGAAGATCGCCAGCAACTGGTGCGAGACTCGCTTGAAGAACCGTTTCAAACCGAAGTCATCGCAAAAATCAAAGCCGATAAGAATCTGGAAACTGATCAGCAGTTAAACGAACTGCTGGCCACTCAGGGATTGTCGATCGAGCTGCTGCGTGAAAGTTTCTTCCGCGTTCAGATGGCTCAGGGTTACCTTTCCAGCGTGGTCGATGTTTCCGACATTGTCGACCGCGCAGAAATGCTGGAATACTACAAAACTCATCGCGAAGACTTCACATCAAAAGAACGGCTTCGCTGCCAGGAGATTGTCGTACAGTTCGCTCGACACGGTGGCCGTGAAGGAGCCAAAGAGCGGATGGCCAAAGTTGTAGAAGCCCTGAACGACGGCAAAGAATTTCCCGAAGTCGCCGAAGAATTTTCCGACGCTCTAAGTGCCGAACAACGCGGAGACATGGGCTGGCTGGAACCCGGCAGCCTGGCGGACAAAGAGGCCGAGAAGAAAATCTTCGCGGCGAAACCGGGCGAGACAACTGAAGTGTTTGAACAGGATGATCGCTTCGAAATCTTCCGCGTGGTGACTCATGAATTCGCCACGACAGCGCCGTTTCAGCAGGTGCAGGAACAGATCAAGGAGAAAATCATTCAGCAGAGACTGGTGGACGCCCGTCAAAATGCAATGACAGAACTCCGCGAAAAAGCGACGATCATCACGATGTACGACAACGCCGAATCGGGAACGGCGGCGGCCCACGATAGCTTTTCCCTGCCAAACCGATAG
- a CDS encoding SDR family NAD(P)-dependent oxidoreductase gives MTLHDRIVIITGASAGIGREIAHRLAKEKAALVIAARSEDKLQQLADELSANGCRVLVARADVSDPNDLSDLVDKTLAKFGRIDVLVNNAGVECFDYFERLETDDIIQTIETNLTSAILLTRMVIPHMLQQKSGAIINMASTAGKHCPAYESVYGATKAGLVAFTQGLRGEYLEHGITATAICPGFTKSGGIYDRMVAASGKKASGALGSTTATAVAGAVVKAIQSGHPEQIVNWPPVRPALILREMFPRLGEMLVTAVSKKFVKRAVDAKQK, from the coding sequence ATGACATTGCATGACAGGATTGTCATTATCACGGGCGCTTCGGCTGGTATCGGCCGGGAAATCGCGCACCGCCTGGCAAAAGAAAAAGCGGCTTTGGTGATTGCCGCACGATCCGAAGACAAATTGCAGCAACTGGCTGACGAACTTTCAGCCAATGGTTGTCGAGTTCTGGTCGCGCGAGCCGACGTGTCTGATCCGAACGATCTAAGCGATCTGGTGGATAAGACGCTGGCGAAATTCGGTCGCATTGACGTGCTGGTCAACAATGCCGGTGTCGAGTGTTTCGACTACTTCGAGAGACTGGAAACCGACGACATTATCCAGACGATCGAAACGAATCTTACGTCTGCGATTTTGCTGACGCGGATGGTGATCCCGCACATGCTGCAGCAAAAGTCGGGAGCGATCATCAATATGGCGTCGACCGCGGGCAAGCATTGTCCCGCATACGAAAGCGTATACGGTGCCACCAAAGCGGGGCTGGTCGCGTTCACTCAGGGACTTCGCGGCGAGTATCTCGAACACGGCATCACGGCCACTGCAATCTGTCCCGGCTTCACAAAAAGCGGTGGCATCTACGATCGCATGGTCGCGGCATCGGGCAAAAAGGCGTCTGGTGCGTTGGGTTCAACAACGGCAACTGCTGTGGCTGGTGCGGTTGTGAAAGCCATTCAGTCCGGTCATCCCGAACAAATCGTCAACTGGCCGCCCGTGCGCCCGGCACTCATTCTGCGTGAGATGTTCCCTCGCCTGGGCGAAATGCTGGTTACTGCGGTGTCGAAGAAGTTCGTCAAACGAGCGGTCGACGCAAAGCAGAAATGA
- a CDS encoding DUF1573 domain-containing protein, whose protein sequence is MNEAETNVSPRKAGLLLLCGLLPCFASAAFTMRSEALPPLAATKPRPSLVFAPYLYHHGEFPVEPGSTLYSEFVFRNDGNEVVNIGEIERSCGCLSPRLSANKRDVAPGETGSFIVPLQTIKQAPGPHEYTLTVHYTDPQPQTATLSIKATFPKKMVVVQPTALYLSQNTEKSVPFQVAINDFRDKTLKVTEVQTTAWFVSAKKTSSSGSQIVQTAYTEKEEGASDDDEYLPAAHLQIDGEVAGGIPAGHHDVVIAAKTDDPEFPVITVPMTINGPSYPAGEAPMASPAQFRLVAGNHPSARRSETVKVIMPHHWKVSHAAAWPEALSVEFDEGVAISDSQKVVTMQVELTELPAAGTEHGVVQLIANEGNDLVTVKAMFYWP, encoded by the coding sequence ATGAACGAAGCAGAAACCAACGTGAGCCCACGCAAGGCAGGCCTATTGCTGCTGTGCGGTTTGTTGCCGTGTTTTGCGTCAGCCGCGTTCACCATGCGCAGCGAGGCACTGCCACCGCTGGCGGCGACAAAGCCACGGCCATCCCTGGTGTTCGCTCCGTATTTGTATCATCACGGCGAATTCCCGGTCGAACCGGGTTCAACACTGTATTCGGAGTTCGTGTTTCGCAACGACGGCAACGAAGTAGTGAATATCGGTGAGATCGAACGAAGTTGTGGTTGCCTGTCGCCGAGACTTTCCGCCAATAAACGAGACGTTGCTCCCGGCGAAACAGGATCGTTCATTGTGCCGCTGCAGACGATCAAGCAGGCACCCGGTCCGCACGAATACACGCTCACGGTGCACTACACCGACCCTCAGCCGCAGACCGCCACACTTAGCATCAAAGCGACCTTCCCGAAAAAGATGGTCGTCGTGCAACCAACGGCTCTGTACCTGTCGCAGAACACGGAGAAATCCGTGCCGTTCCAGGTGGCGATCAACGACTTTCGAGACAAGACACTGAAGGTCACCGAAGTCCAAACAACCGCATGGTTTGTATCGGCAAAGAAAACAAGTTCATCGGGTTCTCAGATCGTGCAAACCGCGTATACGGAAAAGGAAGAAGGCGCGAGCGACGACGACGAATATCTGCCGGCAGCTCATCTTCAAATCGATGGCGAAGTGGCGGGAGGAATTCCGGCCGGGCATCATGACGTCGTGATTGCCGCGAAGACCGACGATCCGGAATTCCCCGTGATCACGGTACCCATGACGATTAACGGTCCATCGTACCCGGCCGGCGAAGCGCCCATGGCATCGCCTGCTCAGTTTCGATTGGTGGCCGGCAACCATCCTTCGGCTCGACGTTCGGAAACCGTAAAAGTCATCATGCCGCACCACTGGAAGGTGTCGCACGCCGCCGCATGGCCGGAAGCGTTGAGTGTCGAATTCGACGAAGGTGTCGCCATTTCGGACTCTCAAAAGGTGGTCACTATGCAGGTCGAGCTAACCGAACTGCCAGCCGCCGGAACAGAACACGGCGTCGTTCAATTGATTGCAAACGAAGGCAATGATCTGGTCACCGTGAAGGCGATGTTCTACTGGCCGTAA